The Camelina sativa cultivar DH55 chromosome 14, Cs, whole genome shotgun sequence genome includes a window with the following:
- the LOC104742523 gene encoding probable E3 ubiquitin-protein ligase RHY1A codes for MTSASELFSTRRSRPGRSDPDLESDTSSYRYHSHNHHRHLGTHHHNQHHDSDGCDLLRRPTPRLRRFCHHTVKFPSKPICDVQGTAQYLNPDSSTNTETQSGSFVNLSGSERLPGAVLLARARLFERLRGVSLSGNSRSNRVSLGAEQRESSFHSTDVDPIFQLEGLQVTNECNKKPQGLTQDAINCLHQQTFSSAEVKTEMRRDYSICLESFTKDDTFISTLLA; via the exons ATGACGAGCGCATCAGAGCTGTTCTCTACACGAAGATCTCGTCCAGGTCGATCCGACCCGGATTTAGAATCTGATACTTCTTCTTATCGATACCACTCACACAATCATCATCGCCATCTCGGTACCCATCACCATAACCAACATCATGATTCTGACGGCTGTGATCTTCTCCGAAGACCCACTCCACGTCTCCGACGCTTCTGTCACCATACTGTTAAGTTTCCTTC TAAACCTATTTGTGATGTTCAAGGCACCGCTCAGTATTTGAATCCTGACAGTAGTACTAATACTGAAACTCAGAGTGGCAGCTTTGTAAACCTAAGTGGATCCGAGAGGCTTCCTGGAGCTGTTCTGCTTGCAAGGGCAAGACTTTTCGAAAGATTGAGAGGTGTTTCTTTGTCTGGTAACAG TCGAAGCAACAGAGTATCATTGGGAGCTGAGCAAAGGGAGTCCTCATTTCATTCTACAGATGTTGATCCAATTTTTCAACTAGAAGGGCTTCAAGTGACCAATGAATGTAACAAGAAACCGCAAGGTCTTACTCAGGATGCTATTAACTGTTTACACCAGCAAACTTTTAGCTCAGCCGAAGTTAAAACTGAGATGAGA